DNA from Pseudoalteromonas rubra:
CAAATATTTAATATTAAACACCATAGGTAATAGTGTCTGGTCCAAGTTATTGCGATTGGGTTAGCTACTGTGTCGACCAGTTGTAAGGTAATCATTAAAGAAAACAACCACCTAGCGTTATGGTCTTTCCAAGTGAGGATGAGGCCGATAAAAACCACAGAAGATAGCATCATTTCAATAAAATGCATCAGTCTTCTCCCTTGTCATCTGCTTTTGGTTCCATAGGTGGTTCTTTCTGTTGGGGCTTTTTAATTGTTCTTTTTTCTGCGTTATCGGCCAAAAAGCCAAAAAAGCTTTTCCAGTCTTTACCGAAGATCATCAGGATATCAAGCAATTGCTCCAGATCCATAATGGTCTTACCACTTTCCCAATTGGAGATGGTGGACTGATCAACCGGGACGGACATTTTCTTGGCCAGCTCGGCTTGCGACATTTTTTGTTGTATTCGCAAACTGCGCAGTGACGCCTGAATGTCCCTTCGGGCGCTGTTTAGCCAGTTCAATCTTTGACGTGAATTCATTGTACATCCGTATATGAATATTAAAACAGTGAAGTTACATTTTGTTTCTTATTATTATACGGGGTAATTTAACAGCTGTTTAAAAAATGTAAAGTATCAATCTGTTATTTTGTACCCGAATACTGATTAGGTTGCGCTCTAAAAGTTTGTTTTAGTTACATTGATTTAGGTAAAAATCATGAGTTATAAGGGGTTTCTAATTGAGGTTGGCGTGTTGTTTGTCTGATGCACTTTATGAATGGATTCATGGCCAGTAACCGTGAATATGTAAACAAGTGTTACCCAAGACGCTATGATTTATTTTATGACGTTTTTTCAACAGCGTATTTTGCGGATAAAATGGGTAGTAAATGACGCATTTTTTTCAGGCTGGCCAGCGCTATATTCACCCCGGAGAAGAGCAGTACAGCCTTGTTGAGATAAAAAAGTCAGCTGTTTCAGTGCTCTGACCAGTTCTACGGTTCGAGAAACTCATCCTTTTTACCCAGTCTGAGTCCATAGTGATTGCACAATTGTGGCTTATAAATTCCATGATCAAGATTTCTTTGCGCAAATCTTTACTTAACTCATGGAGACTAACATGGTGGTTTATCAAAAGGCACTCCTGGCAGCGGCACTTTCGCTGACTTTGTTGCCCAACAATGCTCAGGCGTTGCGGCTGGCTGCGCCAGGCACTTACTGTAACGGCCTGGATCGAACTCAGATAGACATCGGTGAGCATGTTGAAAATCAATATATGATTTATCTGGCATTGAGCCCCAAACTGGCTGACACCGCGCTGACCGTATCGGGAAGTCAGAATTCTATTGTGGTCTCGTACGGTGGCCGCTGTGAGGTGCTTAACGGCAGTAGCTATAACGGGCTGCACGTGAACTTGCCGGACAGTGGTGAATACTACAATGGTACGAACCTGGACTTCCATCAGCAGGTATTTGGTGGCGAAGGGAATGATGTGATCCGTACCGGTAATAAAGTGGACTATATTTACGGCAATGGCGGCAATGACCAAATTTTCTCGTTTGATGACTATGAGCGCGTGGATGGTGGTGCCGGTGCGGACTGTGTTGAAGAAGGGGATGAAGGCACGATCCAGAGCCGATTCGAAAACGTGGAATCAACCAGTTGTGCTAACTATGCACCGGCCAGTTGTGAAGGCCTGGACCGTACAAAGATTGCCGTTGCCGATGATAACTCTTTAAATCCGTACATGAATTACCTGTCGGTGTCACCGAGTGTAAGTGGTGAGAAGCTGACCGCCGAAGGCGATGATGCCCTGGTCACTGTGTACTACGCTGGCAGCTGTGAAACCTTTGATGTGGGCAACCACAACGGCTTCCAGGTAAACCTGGCCGATAGCGGTGAAGAATATGACGGTACGGCGCTGAACTGGCACCAGCTGGTGTATGGCGGTGATGGTAATGACACCATCCTAACCGGTAATAAAGTGGATTACGTGTATGCCGGTAAAGGCGATGATACCATTTACACTTATGGCGATTATGAAAAAGTAGATGGTGGCACGGGCATGGACTGTCTGACCGAAGGGTCAAGCGGCAGTATCCAGAGCAATATCAGCGGTATTGAGCAATACTCCTGTACGCCAGCGGGGAATGTACCGGCCAGCCTGACGACCGCATACGAGCGTTGTCATATTCAGACTGGTAGCTTTGACAGTGAGCTGAATAATGGGGTGTGGAAACTGCGTGCACTCGACAACAATCTGACCTTGTTCGTTGAAGAGCACGATGAGTATGTGTTTGCTTACTCAGCGGGCTATCAGCACTGTGCCTTCAGCAACGCTGTAGAAGAAGTTGAGGTGCAGCTATCAAATGGTAACGATGTCCTGGCGGCAACCGGTGTGGGTCGTGATATGACAGTGTATGGCCTCAATGGTAATGACACTATCCAGACGGGTCGGGGTAATGACCTGATCTTTGGCGGTGACGGTAAAGACAAGATCCGCGCAGGCGATGGTAACGACTGGGTCGCCGGTGGCTCTGAGATAGAGACTGATCACGATGGTGTGGTACATCGCGTGCGCATCAGTGGCTATAACAATGACGGCGCAGACGATATTAAAGGTGAAAAAGGCAACGATGTGCTGTTTGGCAACCGGGATGGCGATAACATCTCTGGCGGTGACGGGGAAGATATCATCTTTGGTAATGACGGGAATAAAGACCGTTTGTCCGGAAACTCAGGTGCCGACATCATTGTTGATTCCGGTGGTGGTTCATGGGGCAACCGTGCCAAATCCTGGGGTGGCAGTGGTCAGGACATTCTGGTCTGTGAGCGAGGCAATTGTGAGCTGAGCGGTGGTGGTAGTAAGGACTTTCTGGCAGCCATTTCTACGTTCTCTAACATTGGTCTGTATGGCGGCGGCGGCGGTGATATTCTGTTCGTGCGCGGCGATGAGATCCCACTGGGTACCGGTGGTAGTGGTAAAGACTTTGTCTACAACGAGTGGAATGACAGTGATATCAGTGGCTATCTAAGCAGTGTGAAGCATAAATCTGGCTACTTTGACCGCGCAGTCCGTAAAGCGGGCAGTGGTATGTCATCACGTCACGAAGAAGTCCTGAGACTGAAGCAATTCTACAATGAGAAAGGCTACAGTGAGTTTAAAGGTCGTATTGCTGATCTGGTTGACGAAGACACTTTTGAAGCCTGGCTGAACAACCGCAGTAAGAGCGTGTACGACTTGCAATAACACTGACCGTGCTTTTACAAAGCACATTCTAATTACTTGAGATCCGTAACAGGATCCGTCCCGAGCAAGGGGGAAGTCTGTGACTTCCCCCTTTTTCTTGCCCGACCGTGGCTGCGAAAATAAACAACCGTTTTTGCTGACTGTCATGGTCTTCTTTACCCCGTTCCAATTCCGGACAAGGCGTCCGCTTTCGCCGAAATTAGAGATGTAAATTATTTAACGCTATGATTTTAATGCTATAAAAATTTGGCACGAAACTGGCTCCAGAGGGGGAGTGACAATCTTTACGGAGCTTAAAATGGATGTAATTAAACCGCCTGAGCCCACCAGGCGCTGGCGTCGCTGGATGTGGGGAGTGGTCGCTTGTGTTTTTGGGATGAGTGTCTGGCTGATAGGTCCGAGCGATCAGGTCACCCGGCTGGGGCGGCATGAAGTACTCATTGCAACCGTGGAATATGGACCACTGGCGATTGGTGTGGACAGTTTTGGCGTGCTGCGCAGTGCGGAGCAACATTTAATCACTGCTGACAGTGATGCGGTAGTGAAACAGATCCACCTCAAAGCGGGTGCACCCGTTGCAGTGGGGGAGGTGATTGCGACGCTCGATAATCCGGATCTGTCACTGGCGGTTGCGCAGGCACAACAGGCTTTGCAGAGCAGTGATATGGCATTGCAACAGCTGACACTCAATCAACAGCGAGAGTTTCTCAGTGAGCAAACGGCACTGGATAAATTAACCGGCGATCTGGCAACTGCCCGGTTACGGCAGCAGGCCGAGCAGGGGCTTGCTGAGAAAGGCATCATTTCGCATCTGGCATTTGCCCAGACTCAGTCCCGTGTTGCCAATCTGGCCCGTCAAATGCAGAGCGCACAACAGCGTCTGGAACAGCTAAAAAAGCTTCATGCCAGTGCGCAGCAGCTGGCATCACAGCGGATTGTTATCCGGCGCCAGGAGCTGGCGCGCAGCCGTGCTAGGTTAGCTGCATTGACTATCACGGCACCCGTTGCGGGTATTTTGGAGCGCATGCCACTGGCGGTGGGTCAGCGCCTGACAGTGGGCGATGAAACCGCATTGATCGGCAGTCAGACACAGCTTCTGGCTGAGCTGCGCGTGCCACAGTCGCAGGTGCAAAAAGTGCTGCCGGGGCAGGCGGTAACCGTGCGGATCCGTGATCAGCAGGTCACAGGCATCGTGGGACGGATTGATCCTGTGGTGGCAGACAACAGTGTAAAAGTGGAAGTCGCCCTCCCTCAGACGCTCCCTAAAGCGGCCCGACCTATGCTCAGTATTGATGCCAGCATCACTGTGGCTGAGCTGGATCAGGCTTTATATATTCGTCGTCCGGCCAATGTGCGTGAGCAACAGACCGCGCAGTTATATCGTGTGCGTGAAGACGGCGCTACTGAGCTGAAAACGGTGCAATTTGGTGCGCTGGCGGGTCGTTATGTGGTGATAGAGCAGGGTGCCGAACAAAACCAGCGCTGGATTATTTCTGATTTGAGTAATCTGGCACAACAGGGTGTGCAGGTTGCACTGAATTAAAGGTTTAAAGGACAACTATGGCACAATGGGGTGTCGGTTTGTCAGCGGGGATAGTATGACACAGATAATAGCAATGCAGCACATCAGCAAAGTGTTCGAAACCGAAGCACTGCAAACACACGCTTTGCGTCAGGTGAGCCTGACCATAGAGCAAGGCGAGTTTGTTTCCATCTCCGGCCCGTCCGGGTGTGGTAAATCCACTTTGCTGTCTATTATGGGCTTGCTGGACGAAGCCAGCAGTGGGCAATACCTTATTCAGGGGGTCGAAGTTGGCACCCTGACCGCCGATCAGCGGGCAGAATTAAGAAATCGTCACATCGGGTTTATTTTCCAGTCTTTTAATCTGATCGATGAGTTGTCGGTGTTTAATAATGTGGCATTGCCGCTGCGTTATAGCGAGACCCGCCTGTCGCGTGAGGAGGTGCACAGTCGCGTACAAAGCTGTCTCGACAAGGTGGGGTTATCGCATCGTGCCGGGCATAAGCCAGATCAGCTCTCTGGTGGACAGCAGCAGCGGGTTGCCATTGCCCGGGCACTGGTTGCGCACCCCAGCATTCTATTGGTGGATGAACCCACAGGTAACCTCGACTCCAAAAGTGGTGACGCCGTGATGCAACTGATCTCGCAGCTGCATCAGCAAGGGACGACTATTTGTATGGTGACGCATGATCCCAGGTATGCCGATATGGCACCGAGGCAGATCCGTCTTCTCGATGGTGAAATCGTCGGCGGCAGTCACACTCATCGCAGTGCGATTGCCTGAAGGAATGCTGTGACATGGGGTTAGATATTCAGGACGCGCTGAAGGCGTTGTATACCCGTTGGCGTATGACGGTGTTTTTTGTTGTGTTGTTGTCCAGTGCCATGGCGGCCTTGCTGGTCGCCGGCGTGATTGCCTGGCAGGCACATGGTCCATTGCCTTATGATGCACCGGAGCGGCTTGCCTGGGTGGATGGTGAGTTGCGCAATGAGCAAGGCGAAGTGACGCTCAGCGAATCGTTGTCTGTACCTGCTGCCTGGCAGTTGCATCAGACGCCCGGGTTATTCGAGCTGGCCACGCCACTTTACTACACAGATATGCTGTATGTGGATCATCCTGAGCAGCCAAAAATTGCGGCGGCACTGGTCGAGCCGGGTTATTTTTCCTTGTTTAATCTGTCACTGCAAAGTGGTGACTATTTTGCCGCGTCGTCTTTACAGGGGCAGCAAGCGCAAAGTGCTGCGCAGGCGGTTGTCAGTGCGCGTTTTGCTCGACGTTATTTATCGGGCCAGGAGGCCAGCGGGCAGGTGATCCAGCTCGATGACCGGCGTTTTCAGGTGGTGGGCATTCTCGCCGAGGACAGCCGGGAGCCGGAGCTGTTGCGAGCTGCACATTATAGTGATGTCTTTTTACCTTTTTTTAGTCATACCGCGACCGACATGACCCCGTTTGCCGATATGGCGATCCGTAATAATGTGTTGCTGGTCGGCAGGACCTTACCTCAGGCTAATAAGGTACTGCATTCAGAAGCCATGCAGCTGAGTGCCCGCATCAATGCACTGACACAGCAGTATGGATTTGGTGAAACAACCCTCCACCTGACGCTGCGCCCGCTCGACACCAAACTCAAAGGGGCGCTACAGGGTATGGGACAATGGCTGGTTGGCGCAGCACTGGGCGTGGTCGTGGTGACCCTGTGCAATTTGTTTGCGCTGTATTTACTGGATTTTAAAAGTCGCCAGTCGCAGCTGGCGTTACATCTGGCACTGGGGGCGCGTCAGTCCCGGCTGTTTCGTCAGGTGTTGTGCCATGCGGTTGCGCTGTTTGCCCTTGCGGCTATGGTGGCAACGGGGCTGGCACCGGGCTTAATGGCACTGGTGCAATACTGGGGGGAGGATATTCTGGGCAGCATCACCTGGTTGCAGTTGTCCTGGCCTGCTTATCTGGGGATGTGGTGTGTGGCGTTATTACTGGCCTGGGGGTTTGCTCGTAGTGTCTTTACCTTTGTTGACTTACGTGGGCTCAGGCAGCAACTCAGTGGCTCTGGTAAAGGTCAGGTAAAGCAATTACCAGGCTGGCTCAGTCGATTACTGATCAATACGCAGTTGACGATAGGCATGGTGGTGCTGTGTTTTAGCATCTGGTTGTTAAGTCATTACGGTGCACAGATTGGCAAAGCACAGGGCTTTGATGACACGGGCTTAATCCAGGTGCAGATGCAGCAGCTGGATTTTGAGCGCGGCGAACAAAAAGCCCGGGCACGACGTCAGCTCAGTGAAGCCAATATTGCAACCTTGCTGGCTCAGCCTCAGATAGCCGCGGCCAGCATGGCTGCCAATGATCCACTGGAAATGTCGTGGGTCGAACCCATCAGTACGGTGCCAGACAGTGCCCGGCAGCTGACCGCTTTTGGGCAATGGAGTGGCGTGGGCTACTTTGAAACCGTTGGCCAACGCGTGCTGGCAGGTCAGGCGTTCAGTGCGGATCAACTGACGCTGGATGCCCCGGCAGAGGTGGTGATCATAAACCAAAGCCTGGCGGGTAAGTTAGGCCTGACGCTGCAAGATGTCGGCACTACTTTGTATTCTCGCGATCAGCGCCCGGTCAGATTGCAAGCCATTGTAGAAGATATCTATTCGCCGACCCTGGGGACGCCGGACATAGTGTATCTGCCACATAACTTTTTTGTCACTAATCTGATTATCCGGCTGAAGCCAGGGCTGTCGCTCGCAAAATCTGATCTGAATGCTCTGCTGCGCGTACAAGATCCTACGCAAAGTGTATTTCAGTTAACCAGCATGACGGCGCGTGCCGCTGCGCTGAGTAAATCGGCCCGGCTCAGTGCCTATACGGGGATCACCCTGAGTCTGTTGATGTTGCTGCTGGTCGGTGCGGGCTTATATGGGGTGTTGGGCTACCTGGCGCTGTTGTCTGCACCTGTGTGGCACATCAAATGGCAGGTGGGTGCCAAGGCGGGCACGTTGCTAAAAGAGCAATTGATCAGGCGCTTTTGTCAGGTCTTACCAGTTGCTTTTGTGGCATTGTTGTTACTTACGCTGCTGTGCTGGGTATTTAAAACGGCGTTGCTGGGCCTGGTAACCAGCTTTTTAATGGCTGTTACCTTTATGTTTTTAATGGTTTTATTGCTGGACTATTACCATACTAAAAGCCAACTGAAAGATTTTTGCTAAATCAGTAACAGATTCTTACAAATGTCACGTTATTGAACGTCTCTATATTGGTAAGATAGGCAGTAGGAAAATATCAATAGGTAAAGTCATGAAAGCACAAGCACTAAAATGGATCTTTCCCGTTGTGGCGTTGGGCCTTGGGGTGGCAGGCTTTTCAGCCATCAACGCGGTCGCAAAGGGTGAGGAAGATGAGCAGGTCGTGGATACACGCCCTGTGGTACAGGTCGAATCCGTTCAGGCACAGGATCATCAGGTTCTTATTCAGAGTTACGGTGAAGTCACACCACTTGAAACAACCCAACTGTCTGTTCAGGTAGCCGGCGAAGTCGTTTACTGGCATCCCAGCTTTTTGGCCGGCGGCGTGGTTGCGAAGGGCGATATTCTGCTCAGCATAGAAAAAGACAATTACGAAGCGGCGGTATTACAGGCCGAAGCTCAGCTGGCCAGTGCTGAGGCGGCCTTGATTGAAGAGCAGGCACAGGCAGACGTGGCAGCAGACGAAGCCAAACGTTTCCCTAACAAAAAACACACCGACCTGTTTTTGCGTAAACCTCAGGTGATGAGTGCCAAAGCGGCGGTTAAATCTGCCAAGGCCGCATTAATGCGTGCCCAGCGTGACCTGGATAATTGTGATGTGGTTGCACCTTTCAATGGTTTGATTGTGTCTCGTGACGTGGGCCTGGGTCAGTTTGTGTCAACGGGCAGTGTGGTTGCCCAGCTTAATAACATTGAGCAAGCCGAAGTGGTGATCCCCATCGCAGGTTTCGATTCAGTGTTTTTACCTGAAACCGTGGGTGGTACCAAAGCGACTGTGTTCAATAAAGGCGTGAATAGCTTTACCCGCGAAGCGCAGATCCATCGTGACCTGGGCACCGTTGATACCCAAACACGTATGAGCAACCTGGTCGTGCGTATCGAAGATCCATACGGTCTGAACAGTGATAAACCAAAAGTGAAGTTTGGTACGTATGTACAGGTGAGCTTTTTAGGTAAAACGCTCAAACAAATCTATCGTTTGCCACAAGAGCTGGTCAATAACCAGACGGTCTGGTTGATCAATGACAATGCGGAGCTTGAGCCTCGTGAGGTACAGGTGGTCCGTGAGGAAGGGGAATACTTCCTGGTGGGTGCCGGACTGAACAACAGTGACAAGGTGGTTGTCACCTTACCTGAATACCCACAGCGTGGTATGTCGGTGAAAGTTGCGGGTGCAGATGAGACCAATACGCAGGGCTCTGGCCTGGAAAAGCTATAACGGCAGGGACGGATAATGAGTGAACAACCAACACCAAAGCAAACGGGGCTGATAGCCTACTTTGCGCATAACCCGGTCGCTGCGAATCTGATGATGTTCTTTATCCTGATCATGGGGATCATCAGTTACTTTACGATCCAGCGTCAGATGTTTCCGAGTATTGAGCTTAATCTCATCTCGGTTAATGCGACCTATCCGGGTGCTTCGCCACAGGAAATTGAAGAAAGTATCCTGATAAAGGTGGAAGAAGCACTGAAGGATGTGACGGAAATAGACAAGGCGGTTTATCGTGCCTACCGTAACGGCGGTAGCGTGCAGTTGGAGATTGACACCAGCGCTGAGCTGGCCGATGTCGCCGATAAAGTACGCTCCCGGGTCGATGGTATCGCAACCTTCCCGGCCTCGATGGAACCGATCCGTGTGCAACAAATAGAGTTTACTCAGGATGTTGTACAGATGGCCCTGGT
Protein-coding regions in this window:
- a CDS encoding efflux RND transporter periplasmic adaptor subunit, which gives rise to MKAQALKWIFPVVALGLGVAGFSAINAVAKGEEDEQVVDTRPVVQVESVQAQDHQVLIQSYGEVTPLETTQLSVQVAGEVVYWHPSFLAGGVVAKGDILLSIEKDNYEAAVLQAEAQLASAEAALIEEQAQADVAADEAKRFPNKKHTDLFLRKPQVMSAKAAVKSAKAALMRAQRDLDNCDVVAPFNGLIVSRDVGLGQFVSTGSVVAQLNNIEQAEVVIPIAGFDSVFLPETVGGTKATVFNKGVNSFTREAQIHRDLGTVDTQTRMSNLVVRIEDPYGLNSDKPKVKFGTYVQVSFLGKTLKQIYRLPQELVNNQTVWLINDNAELEPREVQVVREEGEYFLVGAGLNNSDKVVVTLPEYPQRGMSVKVAGADETNTQGSGLEKL
- a CDS encoding ABC transporter permease — its product is MGLDIQDALKALYTRWRMTVFFVVLLSSAMAALLVAGVIAWQAHGPLPYDAPERLAWVDGELRNEQGEVTLSESLSVPAAWQLHQTPGLFELATPLYYTDMLYVDHPEQPKIAAALVEPGYFSLFNLSLQSGDYFAASSLQGQQAQSAAQAVVSARFARRYLSGQEASGQVIQLDDRRFQVVGILAEDSREPELLRAAHYSDVFLPFFSHTATDMTPFADMAIRNNVLLVGRTLPQANKVLHSEAMQLSARINALTQQYGFGETTLHLTLRPLDTKLKGALQGMGQWLVGAALGVVVVTLCNLFALYLLDFKSRQSQLALHLALGARQSRLFRQVLCHAVALFALAAMVATGLAPGLMALVQYWGEDILGSITWLQLSWPAYLGMWCVALLLAWGFARSVFTFVDLRGLRQQLSGSGKGQVKQLPGWLSRLLINTQLTIGMVVLCFSIWLLSHYGAQIGKAQGFDDTGLIQVQMQQLDFERGEQKARARRQLSEANIATLLAQPQIAAASMAANDPLEMSWVEPISTVPDSARQLTAFGQWSGVGYFETVGQRVLAGQAFSADQLTLDAPAEVVIINQSLAGKLGLTLQDVGTTLYSRDQRPVRLQAIVEDIYSPTLGTPDIVYLPHNFFVTNLIIRLKPGLSLAKSDLNALLRVQDPTQSVFQLTSMTARAAALSKSARLSAYTGITLSLLMLLLVGAGLYGVLGYLALLSAPVWHIKWQVGAKAGTLLKEQLIRRFCQVLPVAFVALLLLTLLCWVFKTALLGLVTSFLMAVTFMFLMVLLLDYYHTKSQLKDFC
- a CDS encoding helix-turn-helix transcriptional regulator; protein product: MNSRQRLNWLNSARRDIQASLRSLRIQQKMSQAELAKKMSVPVDQSTISNWESGKTIMDLEQLLDILMIFGKDWKSFFGFLADNAEKRTIKKPQQKEPPMEPKADDKGED
- a CDS encoding calcium-binding protein is translated as MVVYQKALLAAALSLTLLPNNAQALRLAAPGTYCNGLDRTQIDIGEHVENQYMIYLALSPKLADTALTVSGSQNSIVVSYGGRCEVLNGSSYNGLHVNLPDSGEYYNGTNLDFHQQVFGGEGNDVIRTGNKVDYIYGNGGNDQIFSFDDYERVDGGAGADCVEEGDEGTIQSRFENVESTSCANYAPASCEGLDRTKIAVADDNSLNPYMNYLSVSPSVSGEKLTAEGDDALVTVYYAGSCETFDVGNHNGFQVNLADSGEEYDGTALNWHQLVYGGDGNDTILTGNKVDYVYAGKGDDTIYTYGDYEKVDGGTGMDCLTEGSSGSIQSNISGIEQYSCTPAGNVPASLTTAYERCHIQTGSFDSELNNGVWKLRALDNNLTLFVEEHDEYVFAYSAGYQHCAFSNAVEEVEVQLSNGNDVLAATGVGRDMTVYGLNGNDTIQTGRGNDLIFGGDGKDKIRAGDGNDWVAGGSEIETDHDGVVHRVRISGYNNDGADDIKGEKGNDVLFGNRDGDNISGGDGEDIIFGNDGNKDRLSGNSGADIIVDSGGGSWGNRAKSWGGSGQDILVCERGNCELSGGGSKDFLAAISTFSNIGLYGGGGGDILFVRGDEIPLGTGGSGKDFVYNEWNDSDISGYLSSVKHKSGYFDRAVRKAGSGMSSRHEEVLRLKQFYNEKGYSEFKGRIADLVDEDTFEAWLNNRSKSVYDLQ
- a CDS encoding ABC transporter ATP-binding protein; the encoded protein is MTQIIAMQHISKVFETEALQTHALRQVSLTIEQGEFVSISGPSGCGKSTLLSIMGLLDEASSGQYLIQGVEVGTLTADQRAELRNRHIGFIFQSFNLIDELSVFNNVALPLRYSETRLSREEVHSRVQSCLDKVGLSHRAGHKPDQLSGGQQQRVAIARALVAHPSILLVDEPTGNLDSKSGDAVMQLISQLHQQGTTICMVTHDPRYADMAPRQIRLLDGEIVGGSHTHRSAIA
- a CDS encoding efflux RND transporter periplasmic adaptor subunit; its protein translation is MDVIKPPEPTRRWRRWMWGVVACVFGMSVWLIGPSDQVTRLGRHEVLIATVEYGPLAIGVDSFGVLRSAEQHLITADSDAVVKQIHLKAGAPVAVGEVIATLDNPDLSLAVAQAQQALQSSDMALQQLTLNQQREFLSEQTALDKLTGDLATARLRQQAEQGLAEKGIISHLAFAQTQSRVANLARQMQSAQQRLEQLKKLHASAQQLASQRIVIRRQELARSRARLAALTITAPVAGILERMPLAVGQRLTVGDETALIGSQTQLLAELRVPQSQVQKVLPGQAVTVRIRDQQVTGIVGRIDPVVADNSVKVEVALPQTLPKAARPMLSIDASITVAELDQALYIRRPANVREQQTAQLYRVREDGATELKTVQFGALAGRYVVIEQGAEQNQRWIISDLSNLAQQGVQVALN